One genomic segment of Aquipluma nitroreducens includes these proteins:
- the cbiB gene encoding adenosylcobinamide-phosphate synthase CbiB codes for MEMTHEQLIISSLLIGFLLDCLLGDPLWLPHPIRLFGNSISFFTEKLNRGKNRKWKGAATAFVLIATTFWSFWLVLKLAENNEMLYVVLASLGVFYGLANRSLIQEAYKVISALEKNGLEAGREQLSYIVGRETRNLNEQQIRMAVIETMAENLSDGVIAPLFFYALGGVPAMLAYKMANTLDSMIGYKSEKYRDFGWFAARFDDVINFIPARITALLMVILSFSWRGLVYIFRYGHQHSSPNAGYPEAALAGILNCRFGGPNVYHGTLVEKPYIGKNVREITNRDFYKTCVLNFFTCLVFVGLICVSIIFLYHG; via the coding sequence ATGGAAATGACGCACGAACAGTTGATTATATCTTCACTATTGATTGGTTTTTTGCTCGATTGCCTGTTGGGCGATCCGCTTTGGTTGCCCCACCCCATCAGGCTTTTTGGCAACAGCATCTCGTTTTTTACTGAAAAGCTGAATCGCGGTAAAAACCGCAAATGGAAAGGAGCAGCAACGGCATTTGTTCTTATTGCGACCACTTTCTGGAGCTTTTGGTTAGTCCTAAAACTGGCCGAAAACAACGAAATGCTGTATGTTGTTTTGGCAAGCTTAGGTGTTTTTTACGGCCTGGCTAACCGTAGCCTCATTCAGGAAGCCTACAAAGTGATTTCGGCCTTGGAAAAGAACGGTCTGGAAGCCGGACGCGAACAGCTGAGCTACATTGTTGGTCGCGAAACCCGAAACCTTAACGAACAGCAAATCCGCATGGCAGTAATTGAGACAATGGCCGAGAATTTAAGCGATGGGGTAATTGCCCCGCTATTTTTTTATGCCCTGGGCGGCGTTCCGGCCATGCTGGCTTATAAAATGGCCAACACGCTCGATTCGATGATTGGCTATAAAAGTGAGAAGTACCGCGATTTCGGTTGGTTTGCAGCGCGGTTCGACGATGTGATTAATTTCATTCCGGCACGAATTACTGCCTTGCTAATGGTTATTCTCAGCTTTAGCTGGCGCGGACTGGTATATATTTTCCGCTACGGACATCAGCACAGTAGCCCCAATGCCGGATACCCCGAAGCTGCGCTGGCCGGAATCCTGAATTGCCGGTTTGGCGGCCCGAATGTTTATCACGGTACTTTGGTCGAGAAACCATACATTGGAAAGAACGTCAGGGAAATTACGAACCGCGATTTTTACAAGACCTGCGTTTTAAATTTCTTTACCTGTTTGGTGTTTGTCGGACTGATCTGTGTCAGTATAATATTTTTATACCACGGATAA